The following are encoded together in the Cicer arietinum cultivar CDC Frontier isolate Library 1 chromosome 2, Cicar.CDCFrontier_v2.0, whole genome shotgun sequence genome:
- the UGT71S1 gene encoding anthocyanidin 3-O-glucosyltransferase 2, translated as MMKKSEVVFIPFPGPTHLISTLEFAKLLINRDNRLRITVLVFKFPHTPDTDIHTKSLPISDSLHLINLPECSIPPTTDPISTMTALLESQKLNVKQAVTNIITREGNLTAFVVDMFCTTMIDIAKELSIPSFVFFTSGIAFLGLTLHLHTLRERDNIDSTQLQQMNELTIPTFATSVPIKSLPSSEIRKEWESFVTSFSKGLRKADGIIVNSFEELESYAVQAFLNDRDLASLPIYPVGPILNPESETKSTVDFDDVIKWLDDQTPSSVVFLCFGSRGSFDEDQVMEIAHAIENSGAHFLWSLRKPPPKGVRAAPTDYPLSELKSILPEGFLDRTTKIGRVIGWAPQAEVLAHPATGGFVSHCGWNSILESIYFGVPIATWPLFAEQQTNAFELVCELKMGVEIALDYRVELDGGANYIVTADKIERGIKSVLEDGEIRKKVKEMSKKSRKTLLESGSSYTYLGRLIDLIIV; from the coding sequence ATGATGAAGAAATCAGAAGTAGTGTTTATACCTTTTCCAGGTCCGACTCATCTAATTTCCACCCTCGAATTCGCCAAGCTTTTAATCAACCGTGATAACCGTCTACGAATAACTGTCTTAGTATTCAAATTCCCACACACACCAGATACTGATATCCACACTAAATCCCTTCCAATCTCTGATTCTCTCCACCTCATCAACCTTCCAGAATGTTCTATTCCACCAACCACCGATCCAATTTCCACAATGACCGCTCTCCTCGAATCTCAAAAACTAAACGTCAAACAAGCTGTCACTAACATCATAACCAGAGAAGGAAACCTCACTGCCTTCGTTGTTGACATGTTCTGCACAACGATGATCGACATTGCCAAAGAACTTTCTATTCCTTCCTTCGTTTTCTTCACTTCTGGTATTGCTTTTCTTGGTTTGACACTTCATCTTCACACTCTTCGCGAACGAGACAACATCGATTCGACTCAGTTGCAGCAAATGAACGAGTTAACTATCCCGACTTTCGCCACCTCGGTTCCTATTAAATCGTTGCCCAGTTCTGAGATACGAAAGGAATGGGAATCGTTTGTCACAAGCTTTTCAAAAGGCCTCCGCAAAGCCGATGGTATTATAGTAAATTCGTTTGAAGAGCTAGAATCCTATGCAGTTCAAGCATTTTTAAATGATCGTGATCTAGCTTCTCTACCCATATATCCAGTGGGACCCATATTAAACCCTGAGTCCGAAACAAAGAGCACCGTTGATTTTGATGATGTCATCAAGTGGCTTGATGATCAAACTCCTTCTTCGGTAGTTTTCCTCTGCTTCGGGAGCAGGGGTTCTTTCGATGAGGATCAGGTTATGGAAATCGCGCATGCTATTGAGAATAGTGGCGCCCACTTTTTGTGGTCTTTGCGTAAACCTCCACCAAAGGGTGTCAGGGCTGCGCCCACAGATTACCCTCTTTctgaattaaaatcaattttacctGAAGGTTTTTTAGATCGGACGACTAAGATTGGAAGGGTAATTGGATGGGCTCCACAAGCCGAAGTATTAGCCCATCCAGCCACAGGAGGCTTCGTTTCGCATTGTGGGTGGAATTCCATACTGGAGAGTATATATTTTGGTGTGCCAATTGCCACGTGGCCGTTGTTTGCTGAACAACAAACAAATGCTTTTGAATTGGTGTGTGAGTTGAAGATGGGTGTGGAGATTGCATTGGATTATAGGGTGGAGCTTGACGGTGGAGCTAACTATATTGTAACTGCCGATAAAATTGAGAGAGGAATAAAGAGTGTATTGGAAGATGGAGAGATAagaaagaaagtgaaagagaTGAGTAAAAAAAGTAGGAAGACTTTGTTAGAAAGCGGATCTTCCTACACTTATTTAGGTCGTTTGATTGATTTGATTATAGTATGA